A genome region from Deltaproteobacteria bacterium HGW-Deltaproteobacteria-4 includes the following:
- a CDS encoding Flp family type IVb pilin, with protein sequence MNLKSSSILCFFRDESGATSVEYAILASLIAAVCVAAIFGLGETTKGLFTSFSDSYPDGKP encoded by the coding sequence ATGAATCTGAAATCGTCATCCATACTCTGTTTTTTCCGTGATGAATCGGGGGCCACGTCAGTAGAATACGCCATCCTCGCATCGTTAATTGCCGCTGTCTGTGTAGCTGCCATCTTCGGCCTTGGCGAAACGACGAAAGGGCTGTTCACCAGTTTTTCTGATTCCTATCCCGATGGTAAGCCTTGA
- a CDS encoding phenol degradation protein meta, translated as MIRFVRSLLPALAGLALCAVPVAAYDLPAVNLGFTSFLDGGPPAGPGHYLSEYVQYYTSDDFKGNAPPGSEVNVTVAMTQYIYQSNQPLLLGGKWGVNVMLPLVAFDSDDTFGFLSDNGAGLGDLLIGPYLQWDPIMGANGPRFMHRIELQTVLPTGKYDRNKALNQGSNHWSFNPYWSATAFFGPKVTASWRLHYLLNGKNDDLASGATDSLKPGQAFHANFAAAYEVLPKQLRLGVNGYYLDQFTSSEVNGLKDSTRDERVLAIGPGLVWHFSQDAHLFANGYIETEARNRPQGERYNLRFVYHF; from the coding sequence ATGATCCGATTCGTCCGTTCTCTCCTTCCCGCTCTGGCCGGCCTCGCTCTCTGCGCCGTCCCCGTCGCCGCCTACGATCTGCCGGCGGTCAACCTCGGCTTCACCAGTTTTCTTGATGGCGGCCCGCCCGCCGGTCCCGGCCATTACCTGAGCGAGTATGTGCAGTATTATACTTCCGACGACTTCAAGGGCAACGCTCCCCCCGGATCTGAAGTCAACGTTACCGTCGCCATGACCCAGTACATCTACCAATCCAATCAACCGCTCCTGCTGGGTGGCAAGTGGGGGGTCAATGTCATGCTGCCGCTGGTTGCCTTTGATTCTGATGATACTTTTGGTTTCCTCAGTGACAATGGCGCCGGTCTCGGCGACCTGCTCATCGGCCCCTACCTGCAGTGGGATCCGATCATGGGTGCCAACGGGCCGCGCTTCATGCACCGCATCGAACTGCAGACGGTTTTACCGACCGGCAAATACGACCGCAACAAGGCCCTCAACCAGGGAAGCAATCATTGGTCCTTCAATCCTTACTGGTCGGCCACCGCCTTTTTCGGTCCGAAAGTCACCGCCTCCTGGCGTCTGCACTACCTGTTGAACGGAAAGAATGACGATCTCGCAAGTGGCGCCACCGATTCGTTAAAGCCGGGACAAGCTTTCCACGCAAACTTTGCTGCTGCTTACGAAGTGCTGCCGAAACAACTCCGTCTCGGCGTCAACGGTTACTATCTCGACCAGTTCACCAGCAGTGAAGTTAACGGCCTGAAAGATTCTACGCGCGATGAGCGCGTCCTCGCTATCGGTCCAGGCCTGGTCTGGCACTTTTCACAGGATGCCCATCTCTTCGCCAACGGCTACATTGAAACCGAGGCGCGCAATCGCCCGCAGGGCGAGCGTTACAACCTGCGCTTCGTTTATCACTTCTAG
- a CDS encoding stress responsive alpha-beta barrel domain-containing protein, whose protein sequence is MLKHVIFFKFKPETSEADIEKLATGLGALPETISEIREFVFGRDVVRSERSYDFGLVSSFDDRAGLDAYAIHPDHQLVVAHVKQICSSVVAVDFEY, encoded by the coding sequence ATGCTTAAACATGTCATTTTCTTTAAGTTCAAACCCGAAACAAGCGAAGCCGATATCGAAAAACTCGCGACCGGCCTTGGCGCCCTCCCTGAAACCATCAGCGAGATTCGCGAATTTGTCTTCGGTCGGGACGTTGTCCGTTCGGAGCGTTCCTACGACTTCGGACTGGTTTCATCCTTCGATGACCGCGCCGGACTTGATGCTTATGCAATCCACCCCGATCATCAGCTGGTGGTGGCGCACGTCAAACAGATCTGCAGCAGTGTTGTTGCCGTCGATTTTGAGTATTGA
- a CDS encoding multidrug transporter translates to MKRATFFAVILVLLAGSGCSLAPDYTRPEAPTPAEWPTGPAYQATSAAPAGQVVAEIPWREFFLDPRLQQTIELALANNRDLRIATLNVDRYRAFYQIERAALLPQLNASASGSVQRQPADLSGTGSSEIRRQYSAGVGVSVYELDLFGRVRNLKDQALEEYFATEEAQRAAQISLIAAVAQSYLTLAADQEVLALSRQTLESRQTSFGLIQKRFNAGVISALDLHQAQTLVDGARVQNIQATRLVAQEANFLNLLVGAPLPAELLPAELGEAVLLQDIAPGVPSESLLLRPDIIQAEHKLKGTNANIGAARAAFFPRITLTGAAGFSSAELSGLFKSGSESWSFAPQIILPIFDAGRNRANLKVSKVEQEIAVAQYEKAILTAFREVADALAERGTIDEQLAALQSLTAATAESARLSTVRYEKGADSFLSVQDAQRALFVAEQNLITARLARLSNLVTLYKVLGGGASKATTPSPSLNKEGS, encoded by the coding sequence ATGAAAAGAGCAACTTTTTTTGCGGTAATCCTGGTTTTACTGGCTGGCTCCGGCTGCTCACTGGCACCGGACTACACTCGTCCAGAGGCACCGACTCCGGCCGAATGGCCGACGGGACCGGCTTATCAGGCAACGAGCGCTGCGCCGGCCGGACAAGTTGTGGCCGAGATCCCCTGGCGGGAATTCTTTCTTGATCCCCGTCTGCAACAGACGATCGAACTCGCTCTGGCCAATAATCGCGATCTCAGGATCGCCACCCTGAATGTCGATAGATACCGAGCTTTTTACCAGATTGAGCGCGCCGCCCTCCTGCCGCAGCTCAATGCCAGTGCCAGCGGCAGCGTGCAGCGGCAGCCGGCCGATCTTTCCGGGACCGGTTCGTCGGAAATCCGCCGCCAGTACAGCGCCGGCGTCGGCGTCAGTGTTTACGAGCTTGACCTCTTTGGCCGGGTAAGAAACCTCAAGGACCAAGCGTTGGAAGAGTATTTCGCCACCGAAGAAGCACAGCGCGCTGCGCAGATCAGCCTGATTGCCGCCGTCGCCCAGAGCTACCTGACTTTGGCGGCGGATCAGGAAGTGCTGGCCCTTTCCCGTCAGACGTTGGAAAGTCGGCAAACATCTTTTGGGTTGATACAAAAGCGTTTCAACGCCGGTGTGATCTCGGCCCTCGACCTCCATCAGGCACAGACCCTGGTCGACGGCGCGCGGGTACAAAACATTCAGGCGACCCGGCTGGTTGCTCAGGAAGCGAATTTTCTGAACCTGCTGGTCGGCGCCCCGCTGCCGGCAGAACTTCTCCCCGCGGAGTTGGGCGAAGCCGTCCTGCTGCAGGATATCGCGCCCGGTGTCCCTTCCGAGAGCCTGCTGCTGCGTCCCGATATCATCCAAGCGGAGCATAAACTTAAAGGGACCAACGCCAACATCGGGGCGGCGCGAGCGGCATTCTTTCCGCGCATCACCCTGACCGGTGCGGCCGGCTTCAGCAGCGCCGAGCTTTCCGGGCTCTTTAAGTCAGGATCCGAATCCTGGAGTTTCGCTCCGCAAATCATCCTGCCGATCTTCGATGCCGGCCGTAATCGCGCCAATCTCAAGGTGAGCAAGGTGGAACAGGAGATTGCTGTTGCGCAATATGAAAAAGCGATCCTCACCGCTTTTCGCGAGGTCGCCGATGCCCTGGCTGAACGCGGCACCATCGACGAACAGTTGGCGGCGCTCCAGTCCCTGACCGCGGCGACGGCGGAGAGTGCCCGCCTTTCGACGGTGCGCTACGAGAAAGGGGCTGACAGCTTTCTAAGCGTCCAGGATGCCCAGCGCGCCCTCTTTGTCGCCGAGCAGAATCTCATCACTGCCCGTTTAGCGCGGCTATCCAATCTTGTTACTCTTTATAAGGTTTTAGGGGGCGGGGCCAGTAAAGCGACCACCCCCAGCCCCTCCTTGAATAAGGAGGGGAGCTAA
- a CDS encoding hydrophobe/amphiphile efflux-1 family RND transporter yields MPRFFINRPIFAWVIAILVMLAGLLAIKNLPVSQYPPIAPPQITINAVYPGASAQTVQDTVTQVIEQKLNGIDNLIYMSSTSDSAGAVAINLTFKAGTDPNIAQVQVQNKLQLATPLLPQVVQRQGISVVKSTRNFLMIVGLVSEDGSIDRFSLTDYLVANIQDIVSRVEGVGEVTIFGSQNAMRIWLNPAKLRDYRLTSNDIIAALQAQNAQVSAGQFGGTPAVQGQQLNATINARTLLETPEQFGAILLRTNSDGSTVRLRDVAECKIGTENYDVIARYKGKPVAGMAIRLAAGANALDTGNRIKAKMVELSNYLPPGVKPVYPYDTTPFVKISIQEVVRTLFEAVLLVFLVMFLFLQNIRATLIPTIAVPVVLLGTLGVLAVSGFSINTLTMFALVIVIGLLVDDAIVVVENVERIMTEEGLPPKEATIKSMGQITSALWGIATVLVAVFLPMAFFGGSTGVIYRQFSITIIAAMILSVLVAMILTPALCATLLKPVEKGHHPGEHGWFKGFFRRFNRLFERSRGLYERIVGRSFSQPVRYLVVYGVIVAAMVFFFLRLPTAFLPDEDQGFIVCQVQLPAGASQERTLKVIEQVEKHFLENESKTIDSLITVAGFSFAGRGQNMGLAFVRLKDWKERSTPDLKAPAVAGRAMRAFSQIRDGMAFAFSPPAVVELGQANGFDLQLQDRGGLGHGKLMEARNQLLGMAMQNPKLVAVRPNGQEDSPQFKLDIDDVRAGALGLPLADINSVLATAWGGSYVNDFIQNGRVKRVYLQSAAEYRMLPEDIDKWHVRNKEGEMVPFSAFSTARWQYGSPRLERYNGIPSVEIMGQAAPGISTGEAMDEMEKMVAQLPPGIGYEWTGLSYEEKKAGAQAPALYAISLLVVFLAVAALYESWTIPFVNLLMLPLGLVGAVAAVTLRGLPNDIYLQIGLLTTVGLSTKNAILIIQFIKEQMHQGHELVDATLAAVRIRLRPVIMTSLAFFFGTLPLALTTGAGAAAQNAIGTAVTGGLLTATFIDLIFIPFYFVMVSRLFGRAKYKLQADGLALGKNGEGL; encoded by the coding sequence ATGCCCCGTTTTTTTATCAATCGTCCGATCTTTGCCTGGGTCATCGCTATTCTGGTGATGCTCGCCGGTCTGTTGGCGATCAAGAACCTGCCGGTCTCCCAGTATCCGCCGATTGCACCGCCGCAGATCACCATCAACGCTGTCTATCCCGGTGCCTCCGCTCAGACTGTGCAGGATACCGTCACCCAGGTCATTGAGCAAAAGCTCAACGGTATCGACAACCTGATCTACATGTCCTCGACCAGCGACTCGGCCGGAGCGGTGGCGATCAATTTGACCTTCAAGGCCGGCACCGACCCCAATATCGCCCAGGTGCAGGTCCAGAACAAACTCCAGCTGGCGACGCCGCTGCTGCCGCAGGTGGTGCAGCGCCAGGGAATTTCGGTGGTCAAATCGACCCGCAACTTCCTGATGATCGTCGGACTGGTGTCGGAAGACGGCAGCATCGACCGTTTCAGTCTGACTGACTATCTGGTGGCCAATATCCAGGATATCGTCAGCCGGGTCGAAGGGGTCGGTGAGGTGACGATCTTCGGCTCGCAGAACGCCATGCGCATCTGGCTGAATCCAGCCAAGCTGCGCGACTATCGCCTGACCAGCAACGATATTATTGCCGCGCTGCAAGCCCAGAACGCCCAGGTTTCGGCCGGGCAGTTCGGCGGAACCCCGGCCGTTCAGGGGCAGCAGCTTAACGCTACAATTAATGCCCGTACCCTGCTGGAAACGCCGGAGCAGTTCGGTGCCATCCTGTTGCGTACCAACAGTGACGGCTCGACCGTCCGCTTGCGGGATGTGGCCGAATGCAAGATCGGCACGGAGAACTATGACGTCATCGCCCGTTACAAAGGGAAACCGGTGGCCGGCATGGCGATTCGTCTCGCTGCCGGGGCCAACGCCCTCGACACCGGCAACCGTATCAAGGCGAAGATGGTGGAATTGTCGAACTATCTCCCCCCCGGCGTAAAGCCGGTCTACCCTTACGACACCACCCCCTTCGTCAAGATCTCCATCCAGGAAGTCGTGCGCACCCTCTTTGAAGCGGTCCTCCTCGTCTTTCTCGTCATGTTCCTCTTTTTACAGAATATCCGCGCCACCCTGATCCCGACGATCGCCGTGCCGGTTGTCCTCCTCGGCACCCTCGGAGTGCTGGCAGTCAGCGGCTTTTCGATCAACACTCTGACCATGTTCGCTTTGGTCATCGTCATCGGCCTCCTCGTCGACGACGCCATCGTCGTCGTCGAAAACGTCGAGCGGATCATGACCGAAGAGGGATTACCCCCGAAAGAGGCGACGATCAAGTCGATGGGGCAGATTACCAGCGCCCTCTGGGGGATCGCCACGGTCCTGGTGGCGGTCTTTTTGCCGATGGCCTTCTTCGGCGGTTCCACCGGCGTTATCTATCGTCAGTTCTCCATCACAATTATCGCCGCCATGATCCTTTCGGTGCTGGTGGCGATGATCCTGACTCCGGCCCTTTGCGCCACCCTGCTGAAACCGGTGGAAAAGGGGCATCACCCCGGTGAGCACGGCTGGTTCAAGGGTTTCTTTCGCCGGTTTAATCGTCTCTTCGAGCGCAGCCGCGGGCTGTACGAAAGGATCGTTGGCCGCTCTTTCAGCCAACCGGTCCGCTACCTGGTGGTCTACGGCGTCATCGTCGCGGCGATGGTCTTCTTCTTTTTGCGCCTCCCTACTGCCTTTTTGCCGGATGAGGATCAAGGCTTCATCGTCTGTCAGGTGCAGTTGCCAGCTGGTGCCAGCCAGGAAAGAACCCTCAAGGTTATTGAGCAGGTGGAGAAGCATTTTCTCGAAAATGAAAGTAAAACCATCGACTCCCTTATTACTGTCGCCGGTTTCAGCTTTGCCGGTCGCGGCCAGAATATGGGCCTGGCCTTTGTCAGGCTCAAGGACTGGAAAGAGCGCTCGACCCCGGATTTGAAGGCTCCGGCCGTGGCCGGTCGCGCCATGCGCGCCTTTTCACAAATTCGTGACGGGATGGCCTTTGCCTTCTCACCGCCGGCGGTGGTGGAGCTCGGGCAGGCCAACGGTTTCGATCTGCAGCTCCAGGATCGGGGTGGACTCGGCCACGGCAAGCTGATGGAAGCGCGCAACCAGCTCCTCGGCATGGCGATGCAAAATCCGAAACTGGTGGCGGTGCGCCCCAACGGCCAGGAAGATTCCCCCCAATTCAAACTCGATATCGACGATGTCCGCGCCGGTGCTCTGGGTTTACCGCTAGCCGATATCAACAGCGTCCTCGCCACTGCTTGGGGCGGCTCGTATGTTAATGACTTTATTCAGAACGGCCGGGTAAAGAGGGTCTATCTCCAGTCCGCTGCCGAGTACCGGATGCTGCCGGAAGATATCGACAAATGGCATGTCCGTAACAAGGAGGGCGAGATGGTCCCCTTCTCGGCCTTTTCGACCGCCCGCTGGCAGTACGGCTCCCCACGCCTGGAGCGCTATAACGGCATCCCCTCGGTGGAGATCATGGGCCAGGCGGCACCGGGGATCAGTACCGGCGAAGCGATGGATGAGATGGAGAAGATGGTGGCACAATTGCCCCCCGGCATCGGTTACGAGTGGACCGGCCTCTCCTATGAAGAGAAAAAAGCGGGTGCCCAGGCCCCGGCCCTATATGCCATCTCACTGCTTGTAGTCTTTCTCGCCGTGGCGGCCCTGTATGAGAGCTGGACGATCCCCTTTGTCAATCTGCTGATGCTCCCCCTTGGTCTGGTCGGGGCGGTTGCCGCGGTGACGCTGCGGGGCCTGCCCAACGATATCTATCTACAGATCGGCCTCCTCACCACCGTCGGTCTGTCGACCAAAAACGCCATCCTGATCATTCAGTTCATCAAGGAACAGATGCATCAGGGGCACGAACTCGTCGATGCCACCCTGGCGGCGGTGAGAATCCGGCTGCGACCGGTGATCATGACCTCCCTCGCTTTCTTCTTCGGTACTCTGCCCCTGGCATTGACCACCGGCGCCGGTGCCGCCGCCCAAAATGCCATCGGCACGGCGGTCACCGGTGGTTTGCTCACGGCCACCTTTATTGATCTGATCTTTATTCCTTTCTATTTTGTCATGGTGTCGCGGCTCTTTGGCCGAGCAAAGTATAAACTGCAAGCAGATGGACTTGCTCTTGGCAAAAACGGGGAGGGATTGTGA
- a CDS encoding efflux transporter periplasmic adaptor subunit, protein MQSMSRATIFVSVGILALSLLLGGCDKKKAPTPPAGPPEVAVLTVQPQSVTLTTELSGRTSPWQVAEVRPQVAGIIQKRLFTEGAEVKAGQVLFQIDPASYQAALASARAMLARAEANLLPAQLRAGRYQELLESRAISQQDHDDAQAAVKQAEAEVAAARAAVENARINMQYTSIAAPISGRIGRSSVTAGALVTANQDAALATIQQLDPIFVDVSRSSSEILQLKRQLAAKTLQTDAAGAARVKLVLEDGTPYPLAGTLKFSEVSVDPGTGSVTLRTLFPNPEQLLLPGMFVRAVLEEGNNAQALLVPQRAVTRSPVGKPMVFVVGAEEKVEARTIKVLRTVDDNWLVEEGLNPGDRVILEGIQRARPGTVVKTVPFGAPAAAEEKK, encoded by the coding sequence ATGCAAAGCATGTCCAGAGCTACAATCTTTGTCTCGGTTGGAATTCTCGCCCTCAGCTTGCTGCTGGGTGGCTGCGACAAGAAAAAAGCGCCGACTCCGCCGGCCGGGCCGCCGGAAGTGGCGGTGCTGACCGTGCAACCCCAGTCGGTAACGTTGACAACCGAACTTTCCGGTCGGACCTCCCCATGGCAGGTGGCCGAAGTGCGGCCGCAGGTTGCCGGGATTATTCAGAAACGACTCTTTACCGAAGGCGCTGAGGTCAAGGCCGGTCAAGTCCTTTTCCAGATCGATCCGGCGAGTTACCAGGCGGCACTGGCCAGCGCCCGGGCGATGTTGGCGCGGGCCGAAGCAAATCTGCTGCCGGCGCAACTTCGGGCCGGACGCTATCAGGAACTGCTGGAGAGCAGGGCGATCAGTCAGCAGGACCATGACGATGCCCAGGCTGCAGTCAAGCAGGCGGAGGCCGAAGTCGCCGCGGCCCGGGCTGCGGTGGAGAATGCTCGGATCAATATGCAATACACCAGCATCGCCGCACCGATTTCCGGCCGCATCGGCCGCTCCAGTGTGACCGCCGGCGCTTTGGTCACCGCCAATCAGGACGCGGCGCTGGCGACGATTCAGCAACTCGATCCGATCTTTGTCGATGTTAGCCGCTCCAGCAGCGAGATCCTGCAACTCAAGCGTCAACTCGCCGCCAAAACCTTGCAGACCGATGCGGCCGGTGCCGCCCGGGTCAAGCTGGTTCTGGAAGACGGCACTCCTTATCCTTTAGCCGGGACATTGAAATTCTCCGAGGTCAGTGTCGATCCGGGGACCGGTTCCGTAACCCTGCGCACCCTCTTCCCGAATCCCGAGCAACTCCTGCTGCCGGGGATGTTCGTGCGCGCTGTTCTCGAAGAAGGGAACAACGCCCAGGCCCTGTTGGTGCCGCAACGCGCAGTCACCCGCAGCCCGGTTGGTAAGCCGATGGTCTTTGTTGTCGGGGCCGAGGAGAAGGTCGAGGCGCGCACCATCAAGGTCCTGCGCACGGTCGATGATAACTGGCTGGTCGAAGAGGGGCTCAACCCCGGTGACCGGGTGATCCTCGAAGGTATCCAGCGGGCGCGGCCCGGCACGGTGGTCAAGACAGTGCCTTTTGGTGCGCCGGCGGCAGCAGAGGAAAAGAAATAG
- a CDS encoding TetR family transcriptional regulator yields the protein MSKAEKRDEIVRAALEIIAEQGFHDAPMAMIAEKAGVGAGTIYRYFENKDVLIAELYRELEERIYAALLVGYDPEKPIRERFLYLGAAVLGYCIANPLDFRYLEQFHNSPYGVIYRRDRMLGKKEDRDMYRELFEEGVAQQVVKDFPLAILFALTFGPLLAVARDHILNFIVLDDDLILRTIEACWDGVKR from the coding sequence ATGTCAAAAGCGGAGAAGCGTGACGAGATCGTTCGTGCTGCCTTGGAGATTATCGCCGAACAAGGTTTTCACGATGCGCCGATGGCGATGATTGCCGAAAAAGCCGGGGTCGGGGCGGGGACAATCTACCGCTATTTCGAGAACAAAGATGTGCTCATTGCCGAACTCTACCGAGAACTGGAAGAAAGGATCTACGCGGCGCTGCTGGTGGGCTATGATCCGGAGAAACCGATCCGTGAGCGCTTTCTTTATCTCGGCGCCGCCGTTCTTGGTTACTGCATCGCCAATCCCCTCGATTTCCGTTATCTCGAACAGTTCCATAATTCCCCCTACGGAGTGATCTACCGTCGCGACCGGATGCTGGGTAAAAAGGAAGACCGGGATATGTACCGCGAACTTTTCGAGGAAGGAGTGGCGCAACAAGTGGTCAAGGACTTCCCCCTCGCTATTCTCTTTGCCTTGACCTTCGGTCCCCTCCTCGCTGTCGCCCGCGACCACATTCTGAATTTTATCGTCCTCGATGATGACCTCATCCTGCGGACGATTGAGGCTTGCTGGGATGGCGTAAAGCGTTAA
- a CDS encoding multidrug ABC transporter permease has product MPVPFAYSLRNLWTRRLTTILTAAGMALVVFVFAATLMLGEGLNRTLVATGSYDNVIITRTSANSEVQSAVERGQAAIVESRPEVAIGADGAPLLVKELVVIINLLRRDSGQPANIVVRGTNDVALQLRPQVRLIAGRLPQPGSSEVVAGASIARRFQGGGLGETVRFALRDWQVVGVFDAGTTAFNSELWGDADQLMAAFRRPVYSSLTFRLREAGHFPNLKTELESDPRLTLEARRETRYYADQSEAMAKFLRILGLTLTVVFSLGAIIGAMITMYAAVANRTSEIGTLRALGFTRPEILIAFMAEALLLGGVGGLGGVGGASLLQFLTINTLNWQTFSEFSFGFILTPAIALQSLLFALVMGLLGGILPAVRAARMTIVEALRQE; this is encoded by the coding sequence ATGCCTGTACCCTTTGCCTATTCGTTGCGCAATCTCTGGACGCGGCGCCTGACCACGATCCTCACTGCCGCCGGGATGGCGCTGGTCGTCTTTGTCTTTGCTGCCACTCTGATGCTCGGCGAAGGGTTGAACCGCACCCTGGTTGCAACCGGTTCTTATGACAATGTCATCATCACCCGTACCAGTGCCAATTCCGAGGTGCAGAGCGCGGTGGAACGGGGGCAGGCGGCGATTGTCGAAAGCCGGCCGGAGGTGGCGATCGGGGCGGATGGCGCGCCGTTGTTGGTCAAGGAGCTGGTGGTGATCATCAACCTGCTGCGTCGTGACAGCGGTCAGCCGGCCAACATCGTGGTGCGCGGCACCAATGACGTTGCTCTCCAGTTGCGACCGCAGGTCCGGTTGATCGCCGGTCGCCTGCCGCAGCCCGGCTCGAGCGAGGTTGTGGCCGGGGCCAGTATCGCCCGACGCTTTCAGGGCGGCGGCCTCGGTGAAACCGTGCGCTTCGCGCTGCGTGACTGGCAGGTGGTGGGGGTCTTCGATGCCGGCACCACCGCCTTCAACTCCGAGCTCTGGGGTGATGCCGATCAGTTGATGGCCGCCTTCCGCCGGCCGGTCTATTCGTCGCTGACCTTCCGCCTGCGCGAGGCCGGACACTTTCCCAATTTGAAGACGGAACTGGAGAGCGATCCGCGCTTGACCCTGGAAGCGCGGCGCGAAACCCGCTACTACGCCGATCAATCCGAGGCGATGGCCAAATTTCTCCGCATCCTCGGCCTGACCCTGACGGTGGTCTTTTCCCTCGGGGCGATCATCGGCGCAATGATCACCATGTACGCGGCGGTGGCCAACCGCACCAGCGAGATCGGCACCCTGCGCGCCCTCGGCTTCACCCGTCCGGAGATCCTCATCGCCTTTATGGCCGAAGCCCTCCTCCTCGGTGGCGTCGGCGGCCTGGGCGGGGTCGGCGGCGCCAGCCTGCTGCAGTTTCTCACCATCAACACCCTCAACTGGCAGACCTTCTCCGAATTCTCCTTCGGCTTTATCCTCACCCCGGCGATCGCCTTGCAATCATTGCTCTTTGCCCTGGTCATGGGCCTGCTCGGCGGTATCCTGCCGGCGGTACGGGCGGCGCGGATGACGATTGTCGAGGCGTTGCGGCAGGAGTAA
- a CDS encoding ABC transporter ATP-binding protein, which yields MFILKFILRNVFRHRLRSLLTVVGVAIAILAFGMLRTLTGLWEEGMKHASPTRLVTRNATSLIFPLPIAYLERIRQLPNVSRVAHGVWFGGIYIDEKNFFASYAVEPRNYLALYPEMIVPPPQRDAFFRDRKGCMVGASLANRFGWKLGDPIVLRGTIYPGDWEFILQAIYRGKDKTVDERGFIFHWDYFNEKLRVTAPEQADQTGFFMVGVSRPEVAATVAETIDRSFKNSLAETITETEEAFHLNFLAMTEAILIVIEIVSYVVIAIIMVVAANTMAMTARERTAEYATLKTIGFGPGHIAGIICGESVAISLLGGAIGIVLTFPAAQMIETALSDYFPFFSVTPKTLIYEALASLGIGVAAAILPTWRGATVRIAEGLRRVG from the coding sequence ATGTTCATCCTTAAGTTTATCCTGCGCAACGTCTTTCGCCACCGTTTGCGCTCCCTCCTCACCGTTGTCGGGGTCGCTATTGCCATCCTCGCTTTCGGCATGTTGCGGACCCTCACCGGACTTTGGGAAGAGGGGATGAAGCATGCCTCGCCGACCCGGCTGGTGACCCGTAACGCCACCTCGCTGATCTTCCCCCTACCGATCGCCTACCTCGAACGGATCCGTCAGCTCCCCAATGTCAGCCGCGTTGCTCACGGGGTCTGGTTCGGCGGCATCTATATCGATGAAAAAAACTTCTTTGCCAGCTACGCGGTGGAGCCGCGCAACTACCTTGCCCTTTATCCGGAAATGATCGTCCCGCCACCGCAACGCGACGCCTTTTTTCGTGATCGCAAAGGGTGCATGGTCGGCGCCAGTCTCGCCAACCGTTTCGGCTGGAAGCTCGGCGATCCTATCGTTCTGCGCGGCACTATCTATCCCGGCGATTGGGAATTCATCCTGCAGGCAATCTATCGTGGCAAGGACAAGACCGTCGACGAGCGCGGCTTCATCTTTCACTGGGATTATTTCAACGAAAAGTTACGGGTTACAGCGCCGGAACAGGCGGATCAGACCGGCTTCTTCATGGTCGGGGTGAGCCGTCCCGAGGTGGCGGCGACGGTCGCCGAGACCATTGACCGTAGCTTCAAAAACTCTCTGGCCGAGACCATCACCGAAACCGAAGAAGCTTTTCATCTCAACTTCCTCGCCATGACCGAAGCGATCCTCATCGTTATCGAGATCGTCTCTTATGTGGTGATCGCCATTATCATGGTCGTCGCCGCCAATACCATGGCGATGACCGCTCGCGAGCGGACTGCCGAGTATGCCACCCTCAAGACCATCGGTTTCGGCCCCGGTCACATTGCCGGGATCATCTGCGGCGAATCGGTCGCCATCTCCCTTTTGGGCGGCGCCATCGGCATCGTCCTGACTTTTCCGGCGGCACAGATGATCGAGACCGCGCTCAGTGATTACTTCCCCTTCTTCTCGGTCACCCCGAAAACCCTGATCTATGAAGCCCTTGCCAGCCTCGGTATTGGCGTGGCCGCGGCGATCCTCCCGACCTGGCGCGGGGCGACGGTCCGCATCGCCGAGGGCTTGCGGAGGGTCGGCTGA